In Citrus sinensis cultivar Valencia sweet orange chromosome 4, DVS_A1.0, whole genome shotgun sequence, one DNA window encodes the following:
- the LOC102628758 gene encoding aminodeoxychorismate synthase, chloroplastic isoform X2 — translation MALCSSSTSPELQCCCFDNLRGKNLSFNEPNQFLRIGDCYSNKGRVPVQASSQLSGHLEGSFMGRKRLQEPPSHRKLEFVRTLLIDNYDSYTYNIYQELSTINGVPPVVVRNDEWTWRDICRYLYEENAFDNIVISPGPGSPACPEDIGICLRVLLECWDVPILGVCLGHQALGFVHGADIVHAPEPVHGRLSEIVHNGDRLFHDIPSGQNSGFKVVRYHSLIIDADSLPKELIPIAWSNSADGFSYLGTLQSGEIPDAYQSQSRQKILLSDISTQIKNGSYRHSIYSNRMRREVLMGIMHSTRPHYGVQFHPESIATCYGSKILRNFREITEDYWKRLRSPFVKERNVHYTGAESLLLREITRTSRSVNNSDELGREALRPRQLFCDLGDRRFRIQHSRRFEIQPSSIGVKCLKLTWRKFDHLASTVGGARNIFCELFGNNKAENTFWLDSSSTEKGRARFSFMGGKGGSLWKQVTFRLSDQSDVKFTSGGHLLIEDAEGSIERAYLEEGFFDFLDKELLSFHHEKKDYEGLPFDFYGGYIGYIGYNLKVECGASSNHHKSRTPDACFFFADNVVVIDHLYDDVYILSLNEENTPMSTWLDDTEQKLIGLRASSTRQLEEQNLHAPTVSRNKSAFISEVSRGDYVNNVENCLKYIKDGESYELCLTTQLRKRIGEIDSLGLYLHLREKNPAPYAAWLSFSKEDLCICCSSPERFLRLDKNDLLEAKPIKGTIARGSTPEEDEQLKLQLQYSEKDQAENLMIVDLLRNDLGRVCEPGSVHVPNLMDVESYATVHTMVSTICGKKHSNVSAVNCVRAAFPGGSMTGAPKLRSMEILESIESCSRGIYSGSIGYFSYNRTFDLNIVIRTVVIHEGEASIGAGGAIVALSNPEDEYEEMILKSSAPAKAVMYFD, via the exons ATGGCTTTGTGTTCATCATCAACCTCCCCTGAGCTTCAATGTTGTTGCTTTGACAATTTGAGAGGTAAAAATCTGAGCTTTAATGAGCCAAACCAATTTCTAAGGATTGGTGATTGCTATTCAAACAAGGGTCGTGTTCCAGTTCAAGCATCAAGCCAGCTAAGTGGGCACTTAGAAGGATCCTTTATGGGAAGGAAACGCCTCCAGGAACCACCTTCTCACAGGAAGCTTGAATTTGTGAGAACATTGTTGATTGATAACTACGACAGCTACACTTACAATATCTATCAGGAGCTCAGTACCATTAATGGCG TGCCCCCTGTTGTGGTGCGCAATGATGAGTGGACATGGAGAGACATTTGTCGATACTTGTATGAAGAGAATGCATTTGACAATATTGTAATATCCCCTGGACCTGGTTCGCCCGCATGTCCAGAAGATATAG gaATATGTCTTCGTGTGCTGCTTGAGTGCTGGGATGTGCCTATTTTGGGCGTTTGCTTGGGACACCAG GCTTTAGGCTTTGTGCATGGTGCTGACATTGTCCATGCACCTGAACCTGTTCACGGACGCTTGAG CGAAATTGTGCATAATGGGGACAGACTGTTTCATGATATTCCTTCTGGCCAGAATTCAGGATTCAAG GTAGTTCGATACCATTCCCTTATAATAGATGCAGATTCCCTGCCCAAGGAACTCATACCTATAGCTTGGTCCAATTCCGCAGACGGGTTTTCTTATCTTGGGACCCTGCAGTCTGGTGAAATCCCAGATGCTTATCAAAGTCAGAGTAGGCAAAAAATCCTTCTCAGTGATATTTCAACCCAGATAAAAAATGGAAGTTATCGGCATTCAATCTACTCTAATAGAATGCGCAGAGAAGTTCTCATGGGTATCATGCATTCTACCAGGCCTCACTACGGTGTGCAG TTTCATCCAGAGAGCATTGCCACCTGTTATGGGAGCAAGATATTAAGAAATTTCAGAGAGATAACAGAAGATTATTGGAAGAGATTGAGATCACCATTTGTTAAGGAGAGAAATGTTCATTATACTG GTGCTGAAAGCCTACTTCTCAGAGAAATTACTAGAACTAGCCGATCAGTGAATAACTCTGATGAACTTGGTAGAGAAGCTCTTAGACCTAGGCaattattttgtgatttgGGTGATAGAAGGTTCAGAATTCAACATTCAAGAAGGTTTGAAATTCAACCTTCAAGCATTGGAGTAAAGTGTTTAAAGTTGACATGGAGGAAATTTGATCACTTGGCAAGTACAGTTGGAGGGGcaagaaatattttctgtGAACTATTTGGGAATAACAAGGCTGAAAACACATTTTGGTTGGACAGTTCCTCGACAGAGAAG GGAAGAGCGCGTTTTTCTTTCATGGGGGGTAAAGGCGGATCTCTTTGGAAGCAAGTGACATTTAGATTGTCTGATCAAAG TGATGTGAAATTTACCTCTGGAGGACATTTATTGATTGAAGATGCTGAAGGCTCTATTGAAAGAGCATATCTGGAAGAAggattttttgattttttggatAAG GAGCTTCTTTCATTCCATCATGAGAAAAAAGATTATGAAGGATTGCCATTTGACTTTTACGGTGGATATATTGGTTATATAGG ATATAACCTTAAAGTTGAATGTGGTGCGTCATCTAACCATCACAAATCCAGGACTCCTGATGCTTGCTTCTTCTTTGCCGATAATGTTGTAGTTATAGATCATCTTTATGATGATGTTTATATATTGTCGCTAAATGAAGAAAACACACCAATGTCCACATGGTTGGATGATACAGAACAGAAGCTTATTGGCTTAAGAGCTTCTTCAACAAGGCAGTTGGAGGAGCAGAATTTACATGCTCCAACAGTTTCTCGAAATAAATCAGCCTTTATTTCTGAGGTATCAAGAGGGGACTATGTAAACAATGTTGAGAACTGTCTGAAATACATAAAAGATGGAGAAAGCTATGAGTTATGTCTTACAACCCAGCTACGAAAAAGAATCGGGGAAATAGATTCTTTGGGGCTTTACCTTCACcttagagaaaaaaatccaGCACCATATGCTGCCTGGCTTAGTTTTTCTAAGGAGGATTTATGCATTTGTTGTTCTTCTCCTGAGAGGTTTCTACGATTGGATAAGAATGACTTATTAGAAGCAAAACCCATCAAGGGTACCATAGCTCGAGGATCCACACCAGAAGAAGATGAACAGCTCAAATTGCAACTGCAGTATAG TGAAAAGGATCAGGCTGAAAATCTGATGATAGTGGATCTTCTAAGGAATGACCTTGGTCGTGTCTGTGAGCCAGGATCTGTACATGTCCCAAATCTCATGGATGTGGAATCATATGCAACAGTTCACACCATGGTGAGTACAATCTGTGGGAAAAAGCATTCAAATGTTAGTGCAGTTAATTGTGTCAGAGCAGCATTCCCAGGTGGTTCAATGACCGGTGCACCAAAGTTGAGGTCGATGGAAATTCTTGAGTCTATTGAGAGTTGTTCTCGGGGTATCTACTCTGGCTCAATTGGGTATTTCTCATATAATCGAACATTTGATCTAAACATAGTCATAAGAACAGTCGTCATACACGAGGGTGAAGCTTCCATAGGAGCAGGAGGAGCTATTGTTGCCTTATCAAATCCTGAAGATGAATATgaagaaatgattttgaaatcaAGTGCTCCAGCAAAGGCTGTGATGTACTTTGATTAG
- the LOC102628758 gene encoding aminodeoxychorismate synthase, chloroplastic isoform X1, whose translation MALCSSSTSPELQCCCFDNLRVQASSQLSGHLEGSFMGRKRLQEPPSHRKLEFVRTLLIDNYDSYTYNIYQELSTINGVPPVVVRNDEWTWRDICRYLYEENAFDNIVISPGPGSPACPEDIGICLRVLLECWDVPILGVCLGHQALGFVHGADIVHAPEPVHGRLSEIVHNGDRLFHDIPSGQNSGFKVVRYHSLIIDADSLPKELIPIAWSNSADGFSYLGTLQSGEIPDAYQSQSRQKILLSDISTQIKNGSYRHSIYSNRMRREVLMGIMHSTRPHYGVQFHPESIATCYGSKILRNFREITEDYWKRLRSPFVKERNVHYTGAESLLLREITRTSRSVNNSDELGREALRPRQLFCDLGDRRFRIQHSRRFEIQPSSIGVKCLKLTWRKFDHLASTVGGARNIFCELFGNNKAENTFWLDSSSTEKGRARFSFMGGKGGSLWKQVTFRLSDQSDVKFTSGGHLLIEDAEGSIERAYLEEGFFDFLDKELLSFHHEKKDYEGLPFDFYGGYIGYIGYNLKVECGASSNHHKSRTPDACFFFADNVVVIDHLYDDVYILSLNEENTPMSTWLDDTEQKLIGLRASSTRQLEEQNLHAPTVSRNKSAFISEVSRGDYVNNVENCLKYIKDGESYELCLTTQLRKRIGEIDSLGLYLHLREKNPAPYAAWLSFSKEDLCICCSSPERFLRLDKNDLLEAKPIKGTIARGSTPEEDEQLKLQLQYSEKDQAENLMIVDLLRNDLGRVCEPGSVHVPNLMDVESYATVHTMVSTICGKKHSNVSAVNCVRAAFPGGSMTGAPKLRSMEILESIESCSRGIYSGSIGYFSYNRTFDLNIVIRTVVIHEGEASIGAGGAIVALSNPEDEYEEMILKSSAPAKAVMYFD comes from the exons ATGGCTTTGTGTTCATCATCAACCTCCCCTGAGCTTCAATGTTGTTGCTTTGACAATTTGAGAG TTCAAGCATCAAGCCAGCTAAGTGGGCACTTAGAAGGATCCTTTATGGGAAGGAAACGCCTCCAGGAACCACCTTCTCACAGGAAGCTTGAATTTGTGAGAACATTGTTGATTGATAACTACGACAGCTACACTTACAATATCTATCAGGAGCTCAGTACCATTAATGGCG TGCCCCCTGTTGTGGTGCGCAATGATGAGTGGACATGGAGAGACATTTGTCGATACTTGTATGAAGAGAATGCATTTGACAATATTGTAATATCCCCTGGACCTGGTTCGCCCGCATGTCCAGAAGATATAG gaATATGTCTTCGTGTGCTGCTTGAGTGCTGGGATGTGCCTATTTTGGGCGTTTGCTTGGGACACCAG GCTTTAGGCTTTGTGCATGGTGCTGACATTGTCCATGCACCTGAACCTGTTCACGGACGCTTGAG CGAAATTGTGCATAATGGGGACAGACTGTTTCATGATATTCCTTCTGGCCAGAATTCAGGATTCAAG GTAGTTCGATACCATTCCCTTATAATAGATGCAGATTCCCTGCCCAAGGAACTCATACCTATAGCTTGGTCCAATTCCGCAGACGGGTTTTCTTATCTTGGGACCCTGCAGTCTGGTGAAATCCCAGATGCTTATCAAAGTCAGAGTAGGCAAAAAATCCTTCTCAGTGATATTTCAACCCAGATAAAAAATGGAAGTTATCGGCATTCAATCTACTCTAATAGAATGCGCAGAGAAGTTCTCATGGGTATCATGCATTCTACCAGGCCTCACTACGGTGTGCAG TTTCATCCAGAGAGCATTGCCACCTGTTATGGGAGCAAGATATTAAGAAATTTCAGAGAGATAACAGAAGATTATTGGAAGAGATTGAGATCACCATTTGTTAAGGAGAGAAATGTTCATTATACTG GTGCTGAAAGCCTACTTCTCAGAGAAATTACTAGAACTAGCCGATCAGTGAATAACTCTGATGAACTTGGTAGAGAAGCTCTTAGACCTAGGCaattattttgtgatttgGGTGATAGAAGGTTCAGAATTCAACATTCAAGAAGGTTTGAAATTCAACCTTCAAGCATTGGAGTAAAGTGTTTAAAGTTGACATGGAGGAAATTTGATCACTTGGCAAGTACAGTTGGAGGGGcaagaaatattttctgtGAACTATTTGGGAATAACAAGGCTGAAAACACATTTTGGTTGGACAGTTCCTCGACAGAGAAG GGAAGAGCGCGTTTTTCTTTCATGGGGGGTAAAGGCGGATCTCTTTGGAAGCAAGTGACATTTAGATTGTCTGATCAAAG TGATGTGAAATTTACCTCTGGAGGACATTTATTGATTGAAGATGCTGAAGGCTCTATTGAAAGAGCATATCTGGAAGAAggattttttgattttttggatAAG GAGCTTCTTTCATTCCATCATGAGAAAAAAGATTATGAAGGATTGCCATTTGACTTTTACGGTGGATATATTGGTTATATAGG ATATAACCTTAAAGTTGAATGTGGTGCGTCATCTAACCATCACAAATCCAGGACTCCTGATGCTTGCTTCTTCTTTGCCGATAATGTTGTAGTTATAGATCATCTTTATGATGATGTTTATATATTGTCGCTAAATGAAGAAAACACACCAATGTCCACATGGTTGGATGATACAGAACAGAAGCTTATTGGCTTAAGAGCTTCTTCAACAAGGCAGTTGGAGGAGCAGAATTTACATGCTCCAACAGTTTCTCGAAATAAATCAGCCTTTATTTCTGAGGTATCAAGAGGGGACTATGTAAACAATGTTGAGAACTGTCTGAAATACATAAAAGATGGAGAAAGCTATGAGTTATGTCTTACAACCCAGCTACGAAAAAGAATCGGGGAAATAGATTCTTTGGGGCTTTACCTTCACcttagagaaaaaaatccaGCACCATATGCTGCCTGGCTTAGTTTTTCTAAGGAGGATTTATGCATTTGTTGTTCTTCTCCTGAGAGGTTTCTACGATTGGATAAGAATGACTTATTAGAAGCAAAACCCATCAAGGGTACCATAGCTCGAGGATCCACACCAGAAGAAGATGAACAGCTCAAATTGCAACTGCAGTATAG TGAAAAGGATCAGGCTGAAAATCTGATGATAGTGGATCTTCTAAGGAATGACCTTGGTCGTGTCTGTGAGCCAGGATCTGTACATGTCCCAAATCTCATGGATGTGGAATCATATGCAACAGTTCACACCATGGTGAGTACAATCTGTGGGAAAAAGCATTCAAATGTTAGTGCAGTTAATTGTGTCAGAGCAGCATTCCCAGGTGGTTCAATGACCGGTGCACCAAAGTTGAGGTCGATGGAAATTCTTGAGTCTATTGAGAGTTGTTCTCGGGGTATCTACTCTGGCTCAATTGGGTATTTCTCATATAATCGAACATTTGATCTAAACATAGTCATAAGAACAGTCGTCATACACGAGGGTGAAGCTTCCATAGGAGCAGGAGGAGCTATTGTTGCCTTATCAAATCCTGAAGATGAATATgaagaaatgattttgaaatcaAGTGCTCCAGCAAAGGCTGTGATGTACTTTGATTAG
- the LOC127901765 gene encoding pentatricopeptide repeat-containing protein DWY1, chloroplastic-like gives MGRRGATKEQGFSLIEFNNVVYKFGVGDRSHSESEKIYSALQELSAPMKQLGYIPMTDFVLHDIEEEAKEEALSYHSERLAIAFGLIKTAPGTTIRITKNLRICGDCHNAIKLISKIENRLIVVRDMHRFHHFKDGVCSCGDYW, from the coding sequence ATGGGTAGAAGAGGAGCTACTAAAGAGCAGGGTTTTAGTTTAATCGAGTTTAACAATGTAGTTTATAAGTTTGGGGTAGGAGACAGGTCTCATTCTGAATCTGAGAAGATTTATTCTGCACTTCAAGAATTATCTGCTCCGATGAAACAATTAGGTTATATTCCTATGACAGATTTTGTGCTTCATGATATTGAAGAGGAGGCAAAAGAAGAAGCACTTTCTTACCACAGTGAGAGGCTGGCCATTGCTTTTGGTCTCATCAAAACTGCTCCAGGTACTACCATTCGCATCACCAAGAATCTCAGGATATGTGGAGATTGTCACAATGCAATTAAGTTGATTTCAAAGATTGAGAATCGGCTCATTGTTGTAAGGGACATGCATCGGTTTCACCATTTTAAGGATGGTGTTTGTTCTTGTGGGGATTATTGGTGA
- the LOC102628458 gene encoding pentatricopeptide repeat-containing protein At2g20540-like gives MSKLVLTSCLQKCSSLNTVKKSHAKIFVCGLQNDNNILNQIAIFYVQFKKLDTARLVFEYISNPSSYLWNILIREYATQGNFRQSLALYAKMMQNGFKPDKFAFPFALKSCAGLANLQIGKLVHQHLVCCGCDYDVFVNAALVNMYAKCGNVEDARVVFDKMSVRDLVSWTSMISGYAQNGYNSETLSFFYLMRDLGVKPNRVSVLSALLACGNLGASRKGEWFHSYVIHTGFESDVLVATAVMDMYAKCGSLDLAHKLFDQTEGKDVVCWSAMIASYGFHGQGRTAIDLFDNMVKAGVGPNDITFTCILSACSHSGLLEEGKRYFEAMKGFGIVPKLNNYSCMVDLLGRAGQVSEAEKLIENMPMEPDASLWGSLLGACRIYDGKK, from the exons ATGAGTAAATTAGTCCTTACCTCTTGTTTGCAGAAATGCTCTAGTTTAAACACTGTAAAGAAGTCCCATgcaaaaatttttgtttgtggACTCcaaaatgacaataatatACTAAACCAAATAGCTATTTTTTATGTTCAATTCAAGAAGTTAGATACTGCAAGGCTtgtttttgaatatatatCAAACCCATCCAGCTATCTTTGGAATATTTTGATTAGAGAATATGCCACTCAAGGCAACTTCAGGCAATCTTTGGCTCTGTATGCCAAAATGATGCAAAATGGTTTCAAGCCTGACAAGTTTGCCTTCCCTTTCGCGCTAAAATCATGCGCAGGCTTGGCTAACTTGCAGATAGGCAAGTTAGTTCACCAGCATTTGGTGTGTTGTGGTTGTGATTACGATGTTTTTGTTAATGCTGCTTTAGTAAATATGTATGCAAAATGTGGCAATGTCGAGGATGCACGTgttgtgtttgataaaatgtcTGTGAGGGACTTGGTTTCGTGGACTTCGATGATTTCTGGGTATGCCCAGAATGGATATAATAGTGAAacattgagttttttttatttgatgcgTGATTTAGGAGTAAAGCCAAATAGGGTCAGCGTCTTGAGTGCACTTTTGGCATGTGGCAATCTTGGGGCTTCAAGGAAAGGTGAGTGGTTTCACAGTTATGTGATTCACACTGGTTTTGAGTCTGATGTTCTGGTTGCAACTGCTGTAATGGATATGTATGCCAAGTGTGGTAGTTTGGATTTGGCgcataaattatttgatcaaACAGAAGGGAAAGACGTTGTTTGTTGGAGTGCAATGATCGCTAGCTATGGATTTCACGGACAAGGAAGGACGGCAATTGATCTCTTCGATAACATGGTAAAAGCTGGGGTGGGGCCAAATGATATAACATTTACTTGTATTCTATCAGCCTGTAGTCACTCTGGGTTATTGGAAGAGGGCAAGAGGTATTTTGAAGCGATGAAGGGGTTTGGAATTGTACCAAAACTCAACAACTACTCATGTATGGTAGATCTTCTTGGCCGCGCTGGACAAGTTTCTGAAGCAGAGAAACTTATAGAGAATATGCCAATGGAACCTGATGCAAGTCTATGGGGATCTTTGCTTGGTGCATGCAGAATTTATG ATGGAAAGAAGTAG
- the LOC102628165 gene encoding uncharacterized protein LOC102628165: MDLHLHCSPSSSLHTRAHRQLKNTRSCNTSHQKRLIICLKLRFQWRQEQKLSITRKPSYLNKAKKGLIQMEEETIKNDQEKGTIAGAVALIIGTSIGSGIPALPQKASPAGIFPSSISLIVCWGFLLIEALILIEINVSLRRGKRKGEEENEFEVISIRTMAQETLGDWGGTLATVFYVFLGYTSMIAYCSKSGEILYHLLNIPESVSGFLFTTVFTLLISIGGTRATDQFNQWLTASMIGLLVAIEVIAVVVGGWSGLDGSGNWGKVPATIPVIIFSLVYHDLAPVLCAYLGGDLPRLRASVLLGSLIPLLSLLVWDAISLGLSAQADQVIDPVELLMRVRWSGVSVMVEAFSLMAVGTSLIGTLLGFSEFFKEQLKSLSWNSSPTKTSKESTEFFGLRNWWGRNKISFTAMAMVVTPSLFISTTVPDAFSAATDIAGGYCMTMLYGVLPPAMAWAVHNQESKDSDRNELSRARPVVFAVGIFACGIVVEQVLLDFSAFHL, translated from the exons ATGGATTTACACTTACACTGCAGTCCTTCTTCCTCCTTGCATACAAGAGCTCACAGACAATTAAAGAACACTCGATCATGCAACACAAGTCATCAAAAGAGATTGATAATTTGCTTGAAATTAAGATT CCAATGGAGGCAAGAGCAGAAGTTATCGATCACTCGAAAACCATCTTACTTGAACAAGGCAAAGAAAGGCCTTATACAAATGGAAGAAGAGACTATAAAGAATGATCAGGAAAAAGGCACGATAGCTGGTGCAGTAGCTCTTATTATTGGTACTAGTATTGGTTCAGGGATTCCTGCTCTTCCACAGAAAGCTTCTCCTGCT GGAATCTTTCCAAGTTCAATATCATTGATAGTATGCTGGGGTTTTCTTCTAATTGAAGCACTTATACTCATTGAAATCAATGTGAGTTTGCGGCGTGGGAAGaggaaaggagaagaagaaaatgaattcgAGGTTATTTCTATAAGGACTATGGCTCAAGAGACACTGGGGGACTGGGGTGGAACTTTAGCCACtgttttttatgttttcttggGTTACACTTCCATGATTGCCTACTGTTCCAAGTCTGGTGAGATCCTTTACCATTTGCTCAATATCCCAGAATCGGTTTCAGGATTCTTGTTCACTACAGTCTTCACCTTGCTCATCTCAATTGGCGGGACTCGAGCAACTGATCAGTTCAACCAATGGCTCACTGCTTCTATGATAG GTTTGTTGGTAGCGATTGAGGTGATAGCAGTTGTGGTTGGAGGGTGGTCAGGATTAGATGGAAGTGGGAATTGGGGAAAAGTTCCAGCTACAATTCCTGTGATAATCTTCTCTCTGGTATATCATGATCTAGCACCAG TTCTTTGTGCTTACTTGGGTGGTGACCTTCCACGCTTAAGGGCGTCAGTTTTGCTCGGTAGCCTTATTCCATTGCTGTCATTGCTTGTTTGGGATGCAATTTCACTTGGCCTCTCAGCTCAGGCTGACCAAGTTATTGATCCTGTTGAATTGCTGATGAG GGTGAGATGGAGCGGTGTTTCAGTAATGGTGGAGGCATTTTCGCTTATGGCGGTAGGAACTTCACTAATAGGCACTCTCTTGGGCTTCTCAGAATTCTTCAAGGAGCAGCTTAAAAGCTTGTCATGGAACTCTTCCCCTACAAAAACGTCTAAG GAATCAACAGAGTTCTTCGGGCTGAGGAACTGGTGGGGAAGAAATAAGATCAGCTTCACTGCAATGGCAATGGTTGTTACCCCGTCCCTCTTCATCTCGACAACAGTACCCGATGCATTCTCCGCTGCCACAGATATTGCT GGGGGCTACTGTATGACAATGCTATATGGAGTTCTACCGCCAGCTATGGCGTGGGCAGTGCACAATCAAGAATCCAAAGATTCTGATAGAAATGAGTTATCGAGAGCAAGACCCGTAGTTTTCGCTGTTGGAATATTTGCCTGTGGTATTGTGGTGGAGCAAGTCTTGCTGGATTTTTCTGCATTTCACCTTTAG